The Longibacter salinarum genome includes the window AATTGAGCGAAGCGCCGGGCGGCGTCCGGCCAGGCCGGGAAGTGCGTGCTCCGGTCCCAGGCGGTCTCACCCATCGCGCGGCGCCGCTCCGGATGCACGATGAGATCCCGCAGGGCGTCGGCCAGAGCATCTGCGTCATCGGGCGGCACAAGGTGACCGGCCGCAGCGCCCGCGAGGTTTTCCGGCAAGCCGCCAACCTTCGACGCCACCACCGGCATCCCGCGCGCCATCGCCTCTCGCGTTGCCATGCTGCACGTCTCGAAGCGCGTCGGCAGCACGAAGAAATCGGCGTTATCGTATGCCGCCGGCATCGCATGGCTATCGACAACTCCCTCCCACCGGACGCGCCCCCGAATTGGAGACGCCTGAAGCTGTTCTCGAAATGACTCGGCGTACTCGGCGTCGAGGTCGGTCCCTCCAATCAGCCGCCACGTCCAGTCGAGCTCCTGGATCGTGCGCAGCGCCTCCAGAAGCACGTCGAGCCCTTTTCCGGGCAGAACGTTCGCGACCGTGAGAAGCTGAACCGGTCGGCAACGGTCGAGTCGGTCCGGCACCGTCGGCCGAAATCTGGCGTCCAGTCCCGGCGGGACCACGCACACCGCGTCCGGCTGCATTCCCTCACGAATCAGCGCCGTTCGAACGTACTCGCTTGGCGTGACGGCCCCATCGAACAGCGGCAGCAGCCCTCGCTCGCCGTCGGCCTTCGACGCATCGGACGCGCGCGGATCGACACAATTCAGGTAGTGCGCGAGGAGAATCAACCGGGCGTTCGGCCTCTGCGCACGCACGGCCCGGAGGGCGTCGTCATGCTGCAGACAGAGGCTGTCCACGACCACGGTTTCGGCGTCCCCGATCGCGCGAAGCGGGTCCGCCGGCCCGGCATCGACCGGCCAGGTCACCACGTCCGGCGGCGGTGACCCCTGCGGCCACGCGTCCAGGATCCGGCGATTGTAGACGTTGCCGCCGGTTGGCGTGCCGGCAATGTCGGGTACGATGAAAATCATGAAGCGGCAGGACAACGAGTCTCATCCCGTTGACAAGAGCGATCGAGGTATCCACTGTCATCAGCAGAGCGGTCGTCAACGGACGACGGTGATTCTTCGGACTTCGACGCCACTCTGACTTCGCAGTTGGAAGAAGTAAACCCCCGTCGCGAGATCCGCCGTCGAAACGGTTGTCTGTATACCAGATGCTGAAGCAGCGCCCCTCATGACCAAGCGGACACGCTGCCCGAGAACATTGTACAGGTCCACTTCGATTTGCTGTGATTCGTTCGTACGCACCGACACGCGGATATCACGACCTGCCCGAACCGGGTTCGCTCCTTCGATGTTCAGCTTTCCGGTCTCTTGGATCCGAACCATCTTTGGATCCGAAAGGGTCGCGGTTCCATCGATGTCGACTTGACGCAAGCGAAACTGGTGCGTGCCGCCAGAAAGCGGTCTGGACTCAAACCGATAGGAGCGTGGCTCGCTGATCGTACCGGCACCGTCCAAAAAGCCAATGGACGCCCAGTCAGTCGAGCCCGGCGCCTGATGAAGCACATGGAATCCTGCGTTATTGGTTTCGCTTAGGGTTTTCCAGGTGAGCACCGCTGTCGCTTCAGAGGCAACTGCGTTGAACGCCGACAGCTCGACGGGAAGGGCCACCGGCTCCAGACGCAGGTCATCGAACGCAAATTCTTCGGCGGCGCCATCGATATGCGCCTCAATTTGGATGATGACAGAGCTGGCAGGCGTCGGGATGTCGAATCCAAAGCGTGCCATCTCCGGCTTGAGTTCTACACCCTCGCCATTTCCGTCAAAGTCCCCATCGACGGCCAGTGGCTCGTTGAACCCATCGATGGAACCGCTGGAAGTCGTTCGCTGGACATACGAGAACTGTAAGCCGGTGGTATATGTGGCGCCTCCGTCCGTGCTGTACCGCACGACGAGCGAATCGCTTAAATCGTAGCAGCTAAACTGCTCTCCTTCGTTGCAACCAGCTGCAAATCGCCCGAGGAACCGGAGCTCTGTCGCACCCGACACGTCGACTTCCTGAAGCGTCAACGTTTTGACCGGCAGACCGTCACCTCCACCATCGTCCAGATCCTCTCCTGCCCAAAAATACGTTCCTTCGATCCCCGAGTACGGAGCACTCACATTCGACAAAACCTGCCCGGACGACACGCCATCCGTTCGCTGAAAATGATCGTTGGACCCATCGTAGAAAATGTTCGATGCCGTGTAGCGCGAACCGAGCCCGTCTGTCTCAAAATCCTCAACGTAAGGGAGCGTCGGTTGCTGGGCCCAAACCGGTTGATTCCAGCTAAGGAAGACGAGGACGAGAAGAAGGGGCGCGAGCGGGAGTCGAACGATTCGAATGTGTGTCATCTAGGAGGTCTGAGGCGTAGGCAAGAGGGGAACAGCGAATACAGTATAAGTCGCTCGTGCTCGCCACGCATATTTTCCCCTCACCGCAGGATGAGTGCCCCCTCTCACGATGCGACGAGCAAGCACGACGCACCTGTGGGATCATCGAGTACCACGACCTCCGGACGCTCGCACTCCAATTCCGACGGCGGCTCGTGGGCTGCCCCGCCGAGATCACCTGCACGTTTCGCTGCTTCATCCAGGTTCTCGACGGCAAATCCCGGGAGCCAGCGCGGCGCATCCGATACCTCGGCGCGCGTCACGGACCGCAGACGGGCAATGGGAGCGTTCCCGCGGGAAAAGCGGATATCGTCGCCGAGGAATTCGTCGCTCGGATGATCGT containing:
- a CDS encoding glycosyltransferase family 4 protein yields the protein MIFIVPDIAGTPTGGNVYNRRILDAWPQGSPPPDVVTWPVDAGPADPLRAIGDAETVVVDSLCLQHDDALRAVRAQRPNARLILLAHYLNCVDPRASDASKADGERGLLPLFDGAVTPSEYVRTALIREGMQPDAVCVVPPGLDARFRPTVPDRLDRCRPVQLLTVANVLPGKGLDVLLEALRTIQELDWTWRLIGGTDLDAEYAESFREQLQASPIRGRVRWEGVVDSHAMPAAYDNADFFVLPTRFETCSMATREAMARGMPVVASKVGGLPENLAGAAAGHLVPPDDADALADALRDLIVHPERRRAMGETAWDRSTHFPAWPDAARRFAQFARSLSVIER
- a CDS encoding T9SS type A sorting domain-containing protein; the protein is MTHIRIVRLPLAPLLLVLVFLSWNQPVWAQQPTLPYVEDFETDGLGSRYTASNIFYDGSNDHFQRTDGVSSGQVLSNVSAPYSGIEGTYFWAGEDLDDGGGDGLPVKTLTLQEVDVSGATELRFLGRFAAGCNEGEQFSCYDLSDSLVVRYSTDGGATYTTGLQFSYVQRTTSSGSIDGFNEPLAVDGDFDGNGEGVELKPEMARFGFDIPTPASSVIIQIEAHIDGAAEEFAFDDLRLEPVALPVELSAFNAVASEATAVLTWKTLSETNNAGFHVLHQAPGSTDWASIGFLDGAGTISEPRSYRFESRPLSGGTHQFRLRQVDIDGTATLSDPKMVRIQETGKLNIEGANPVRAGRDIRVSVRTNESQQIEVDLYNVLGQRVRLVMRGAASASGIQTTVSTADLATGVYFFQLRSQSGVEVRRITVVR